From a region of the Thermus caldilimi genome:
- a CDS encoding glutamine synthetase/cystathionine beta-lyase binding protein, giving the protein MPTFIVLSSLTDDGAETLVKNPERIKEVNQELERDFGVKVVAQYAVLGPYDFVNIVEAEDALAVARAMLHLSARGSVKTTTLEAIPVADLIAKLK; this is encoded by the coding sequence ATGCCCACCTTTATCGTCCTCAGCTCCCTCACGGACGACGGTGCCGAGACCCTGGTGAAAAACCCTGAGCGCATCAAGGAGGTGAACCAGGAGCTGGAGCGCGACTTTGGGGTCAAGGTGGTGGCCCAGTATGCGGTCTTGGGCCCTTATGACTTCGTGAACATCGTGGAGGCGGAGGATGCCCTGGCCGTAGCCCGGGCCATGCTCCACCTCTCGGCCAGGGGAAGCGTCAAGACCACCACCCTCGAGGCCATCCCCGTGGCCGACCTCATCGCCAAGCTCAAGTAG
- a CDS encoding VOC family protein, which translates to MEVLETAVYAEDLEKARAFYEGVLGLPCFQYQPPRHAFFRAGQGVFLVFNPEHTEKDQALPPHGAKGSVHVAFRVEEEELPRWAEKLREAGFPVWWADWPRGKSLYTRDPAGNLVELAPARIWGLE; encoded by the coding sequence GTGGAGGTCCTGGAAACCGCCGTCTACGCCGAGGATCTGGAGAAGGCCCGGGCCTTTTACGAGGGGGTCCTGGGCCTCCCCTGTTTCCAGTACCAGCCCCCGCGCCACGCCTTTTTCCGGGCTGGGCAGGGGGTCTTTCTGGTCTTCAACCCAGAACACACGGAAAAGGACCAGGCCTTACCTCCCCACGGGGCCAAGGGAAGCGTCCACGTGGCCTTCCGGGTGGAGGAGGAAGAGCTTCCCCGCTGGGCGGAAAAGCTCCGGGAAGCGGGCTTTCCCGTCTGGTGGGCGGACTGGCCCAGGGGGAAAAGCCTTTACACCCGCGACCCCGCGGGAAACCTGGTGGAGCTGGCCCCGGCCAGAATCTGGGGCCTAGAATGA
- a CDS encoding Uma2 family endonuclease gives MATRYRFGVEAFERLFQGVKHLELLKGEIYEMSPIGPRHVFTVARLDKKFQALLGEEAVVTVQSPLRIPPYSEPEPDLLVLKPPLETYAERFPEPQDVLLLIEVADTSLEHDRAKLALYAEAGLPEVWIVNLQENLLEVYREPQGSHYRLRELVPPGEAKAPLAFPDRPVPWS, from the coding sequence ATGGCCACCCGCTACCGCTTCGGGGTAGAGGCGTTTGAGCGCCTCTTCCAGGGGGTAAAGCACCTGGAGCTCCTCAAGGGGGAGATTTACGAGATGAGCCCGATTGGTCCTAGGCATGTCTTTACCGTGGCTCGGCTGGACAAAAAGTTCCAGGCTCTTTTGGGGGAGGAGGCCGTCGTCACCGTGCAGTCCCCCCTGCGCATCCCGCCCTATTCCGAGCCCGAACCAGACCTCCTGGTGCTGAAGCCCCCTTTAGAAACCTATGCGGAACGCTTCCCCGAGCCCCAGGACGTCCTCCTCCTCATCGAGGTGGCCGATACCAGCCTGGAGCACGACCGGGCCAAGCTCGCCCTCTACGCCGAGGCAGGCCTTCCCGAGGTCTGGATCGTGAACCTCCAGGAAAACCTCCTGGAGGTCTACCGCGAACCCCAGGGAAGCCATTACCGCCTGCGGGAGCTGGTGCCTCCCGGGGAGGCCAAGGCCCCCCTGGCCTTCCCCGACCGCCCCGTCCCCTGGTCGTGA